One Spinacia oleracea cultivar Varoflay chromosome 4, BTI_SOV_V1, whole genome shotgun sequence DNA segment encodes these proteins:
- the LOC110790059 gene encoding uncharacterized protein, with amino-acid sequence MRGQKDYASRLGQVMLSGKAPIDHFPKVEICESDRGKIVTPHDDPLVIELKVANLKVRRILVDTGSSSDIISTACLSRLEHDPKTIEKIHYPIIGLGSGIIHPQGIITLPLRVGGRHQSKNLNVRFLIVKDLTAYNIILGRPTLNQAKAVVVTHLMLMKYVCDKGQVGTIHGDQQLARDCYLTTLSPEAWGEN; translated from the coding sequence ATGAGAGGTCAAAAAGACTATGCAAGCCGGTTGGGACAGGTCATGCTGTCTGGAAAAGCCCCAATTGACCATTTCCCTAAAGTGGAGATTTGTGAATCTGACAGAGGCAAGATCGTCACTCCACATGACGACCCCTTGGTCATTGAATTGAAGGTGGCAAACCTCAAGGTAAGGCGTATTTTAGTAGATACGGGGAGTTCGTCAGACATTATCAGCACAGCTTGTCTAAGTCGTCTTGAGCATGATCCAAAGACAATTGAAAAAATACATTATCCTATCATTGGATTAGGAAGCGGCATAATCCACCCCCAGGGGATAATCACTCTGCCCCTACGAGTTGGAGGCCGGCATCAAAGCAAGAACTTGAACGTCCGCTTTCTAATTGTAAAGGACCTCACTGCTTACAATATTATACTGGGTCGTCCAACTTTGAATCAGGCCAAGGCAGTGGTCGTCACTCATCTTATGCTCATGAAGTATGTCTGTGATAAAGGTCAGGTCGGCACAATTCATGGTGATCAACAGCTAGCAAGAGATTGTTACCTCACTACGCTAAGTCCCGAGGCTTGGGGGGAAAACTGA